The Chryseobacterium sp. 52 genome includes a region encoding these proteins:
- a CDS encoding helix-turn-helix domain-containing protein, with translation MTLRLYDEKTERTLVERSYPEAFFQDHGEIKECTTYLKPPYGSGFYHEVCFGSVHIGFGSVSLTNKLMLYFESDFDSVEMHFSMQGKSSAISENFQKKVSFESYQQNIIYAHHMQGKMEFEGHDMQILEINLSPEFFKKFLPEDSELFNTFRTAIDKKYSCLMNQDHSRISLEMYQILNDIIYCDRKGVFKRIYLEAKVSELMLLQLEQCIGNQSARSSLLRKDEEKIYAVRDYIINNLNNTCSLIDLAHQVGTNEFTLKKGFKEIFGTTVFNFWNDTKMEQAKKMLLESEMNISEISEEIGYKNPRHFSAAFKRKYGTIPSLLKNK, from the coding sequence ATGAAAAGACAGAAAGAACGCTGGTAGAGAGAAGTTATCCGGAAGCTTTTTTTCAGGATCACGGTGAAATAAAAGAATGCACCACTTATCTGAAACCTCCTTATGGAAGTGGTTTTTATCATGAAGTATGTTTTGGAAGTGTTCATATTGGTTTTGGCAGCGTTTCCTTAACCAATAAGCTTATGCTCTATTTTGAAAGTGATTTCGACAGTGTAGAAATGCATTTTTCAATGCAAGGTAAAAGTTCTGCCATCTCTGAAAATTTTCAAAAAAAGGTGAGCTTTGAAAGTTATCAGCAGAATATTATTTATGCTCATCACATGCAGGGTAAGATGGAATTTGAAGGTCATGACATGCAGATTCTGGAAATTAATCTTTCTCCTGAATTTTTCAAAAAATTCCTTCCTGAGGATTCTGAACTGTTCAACACATTCAGAACTGCGATTGATAAAAAGTATTCCTGTCTTATGAATCAGGATCACAGCAGGATCAGCCTGGAAATGTATCAGATCCTCAATGACATTATATATTGTGACAGAAAAGGAGTTTTTAAAAGGATCTATCTTGAAGCCAAGGTCAGTGAGCTTATGCTTCTGCAGCTTGAACAGTGTATTGGAAATCAATCAGCAAGATCTTCCCTATTAAGGAAAGATGAAGAAAAAATATATGCAGTAAGGGATTATATCATCAATAATCTTAATAATACCTGTTCTTTAATAGATCTTGCCCATCAGGTAGGAACCAATGAATTTACGCTTAAAAAAGGATTTAAAGAGATCTTCGGGACCACAGTTTTCAATTTCTGGAACGACACCAAAATGGAGCAGGCAAAAAAAATGCTTCTTGAAAGTGAAATGAACATCAGTGAGATATCTGAAGAGATTGGGTACAAAAATCCAAGACATTTTTCGGCAGCATTTAAAAGAAAGTACGGAACCATTCCCAGTCTTTTAAAAAACAAATAG